One window of the Vicinamibacterales bacterium genome contains the following:
- the hrpB gene encoding ATP-dependent helicase HrpB: MSTSVTSLPIDPYVPGILAAVRRHRALVLTAAPGAGKTTRVPPALAEDGPVLVLQPRRVAARAMARRIADERGWTTGREVGWHVRFERRFSDATRVLLATEGILTARLQQDPLLADFRTIVLDEFHERSIHADLGLALARQAWRARDDLRLVVMSATLDAEPVRAFLDGCPHVDVPGRLHPIDVGYRPSVAVAAAVAELTASGGGSVLCFLPGAGEIARALGEVRHEVGGAVDVLPLHGSLPADEQDRAVAEPSGRRVILATNIAETSLTVPGVTAVVDTGLHKVARYDEDRGIDSLSLERIPADSAAQRAGRSGRLAPGRVLRLWDRADRLRPHGEAEIHRVDLTDAALDVLAWGGDPRTFEWFDPPAAQRVDAALALLRSLGAIRDGRVTPLGERLKRLPLHPRLGRMLIEAGGARSVALACALLSDRHAPLRHPPTTTSDLLSAVDDERALPPRVREIAARLATDHDTATRGGQPLGDEAFRRAIFSGYPDRVARRRATASPRFLLASGHGAVLGRESGVRDAEFVVAVDVQAGRRGENAEATIRIASAVERDWLETTREVVHEFDASAGRVRAIERECCGAIVVGERPVAVDPVRAARLIAEAYRERGWREQDAQLLRRLRFAELDVDQDELLDRAAAGVSSLDAVDLRAALAALPGSAGPLVRDLDRLAPAALPVPSGRSAALRYGEDGSVVAAVKLQELFGLAESPWLGPRRVPVTFELLAPNGRPVQTTRDLRSFWNTTYQDVRKELRGRYPRHPWPEDPWTAPPTARAKPRR, translated from the coding sequence GTGAGTACGTCCGTGACCAGCCTGCCGATCGATCCCTACGTTCCCGGGATTCTCGCCGCCGTTCGCCGGCATCGCGCGCTCGTCCTGACCGCGGCGCCCGGTGCGGGAAAGACGACGAGAGTGCCGCCGGCGCTGGCGGAAGACGGGCCGGTTCTCGTGCTGCAGCCGCGGCGGGTGGCGGCGCGGGCGATGGCGCGGCGAATCGCCGACGAACGGGGATGGACGACTGGACGCGAGGTGGGCTGGCACGTCCGCTTCGAGCGCCGGTTCAGCGACGCCACCCGCGTGCTGCTCGCCACGGAAGGGATCCTCACCGCGCGGCTCCAGCAGGATCCGCTGCTCGCGGACTTCCGCACGATTGTGCTCGACGAGTTCCACGAGCGCAGCATCCACGCCGATCTCGGCCTGGCGCTGGCGCGGCAGGCGTGGCGCGCGCGCGACGACCTTCGGCTGGTCGTGATGTCGGCGACGCTCGATGCCGAGCCTGTTCGCGCCTTCCTCGACGGCTGTCCGCACGTCGACGTGCCTGGGCGCCTGCACCCGATCGACGTCGGCTACCGCCCCTCGGTGGCAGTCGCTGCCGCGGTTGCCGAGCTGACCGCGTCGGGCGGCGGCAGCGTGCTCTGTTTTCTTCCCGGCGCCGGCGAGATCGCGCGCGCGCTCGGGGAGGTGCGCCATGAGGTCGGCGGCGCCGTCGATGTACTGCCGCTGCACGGATCGCTGCCGGCTGACGAGCAGGATCGAGCCGTGGCCGAGCCGTCCGGCCGCCGAGTCATCCTCGCCACCAACATCGCCGAGACCTCGCTGACCGTTCCGGGCGTGACCGCGGTCGTCGACACCGGCCTGCACAAAGTCGCCCGCTACGACGAGGATCGCGGCATCGACTCGCTGTCGCTCGAACGCATCCCGGCGGATTCCGCAGCGCAGCGCGCCGGCCGGTCGGGACGGCTCGCGCCAGGACGCGTGCTGCGATTGTGGGACCGCGCCGACCGGCTGCGTCCGCACGGCGAGGCCGAGATCCACCGCGTCGATCTGACCGACGCGGCGCTCGACGTGCTCGCCTGGGGCGGCGATCCGCGGACGTTCGAGTGGTTCGATCCGCCGGCGGCGCAGCGCGTCGATGCGGCGCTCGCGCTGCTGCGGTCGCTCGGCGCGATCCGCGACGGCAGGGTCACGCCGCTGGGCGAACGCCTGAAGCGGCTGCCGCTCCACCCGCGCTTGGGGCGCATGCTGATCGAGGCCGGCGGCGCCCGCTCCGTCGCGCTCGCCTGCGCGCTGCTCTCCGATCGCCACGCACCCCTGCGGCACCCGCCGACGACGACGAGCGATCTGCTGTCGGCCGTGGACGACGAGCGCGCGCTGCCGCCGCGCGTGCGCGAGATCGCCGCGCGGCTGGCCACCGACCACGACACCGCGACGCGCGGAGGTCAGCCGCTCGGCGACGAGGCGTTCCGCAGAGCCATCTTCAGCGGCTATCCCGATCGCGTGGCGCGGCGGCGGGCAACCGCGTCGCCGCGGTTTCTGCTGGCGTCGGGGCACGGCGCGGTGCTGGGGCGGGAGAGCGGCGTCCGCGACGCCGAGTTCGTCGTGGCGGTTGACGTGCAGGCGGGCCGTCGCGGCGAGAATGCCGAAGCGACGATCCGCATCGCCAGCGCCGTCGAGCGCGACTGGCTCGAGACGACGCGCGAGGTGGTGCACGAATTCGACGCGTCGGCCGGACGCGTCCGCGCGATCGAACGCGAATGCTGCGGCGCCATCGTTGTCGGCGAGCGCCCGGTCGCCGTCGATCCGGTGCGCGCCGCGCGGCTGATCGCGGAGGCATACCGCGAACGCGGCTGGCGGGAGCAGGACGCGCAGCTCCTGCGACGGCTCCGCTTCGCCGAGCTCGACGTGGATCAGGACGAGCTGCTCGACAGGGCGGCGGCCGGCGTCTCGTCGCTCGACGCCGTCGACCTGCGCGCCGCGCTCGCGGCCCTCCCGGGAAGCGCCGGTCCGCTGGTGCGCGATCTGGATCGCCTCGCGCCCGCGGCGCTGCCGGTGCCGAGCGGCCGCAGCGCCGCGCTTCGCTACGGCGAAGACGGCAGTGTCGTCGCCGCGGTGAAGCTGCAGGAGCTGTTCGGGCTCGCCGAGTCGCCGTGGCTCGGGCCGCGCCGCGTCCCCGTCACGTTCGAGCTGCTGGCGCCGAACGGACGGCCGGTGCAGACAACGCGGGATTTGCGAAGCTTCTGGAATACGACCTACCAGGACGTGCGGAAGGAGCTGCGCGGGCGCTATCCACGGCATCCGTGGCCCGAAGATCCGTGGACGGCGCCGCCGACCGCGCGGGCGAAGCCGCGGCGGTAA
- a CDS encoding PadR family transcriptional regulator, which produces MLLLTFHMSKKTDVLQGTLDLMVLKTLDTMGPQHGYGIAQRLLQVSERLLQLNQGTLYPALLRLEQRGWITSKWGTSENNRKARFYSLTRAGRKQLQREADDWQRMAGIISRLLGEPDGQP; this is translated from the coding sequence ATGCTCCTGTTGACATTCCACATGAGCAAGAAGACCGACGTCCTGCAGGGGACCCTCGACCTGATGGTGCTGAAGACGCTCGACACGATGGGGCCGCAGCACGGCTATGGCATCGCGCAGCGGCTGCTGCAGGTGTCGGAGCGGCTGCTGCAGCTCAACCAGGGCACCCTGTATCCGGCGCTGCTCCGTCTCGAGCAGCGCGGCTGGATCACGTCGAAGTGGGGCACCTCCGAGAACAACCGCAAGGCCCGTTTCTACAGCCTGACGCGTGCCGGACGCAAGCAGCTCCAGCGCGAAGCGGACGACTGGCAGCGCATGGCCGGCATCATCTCGCGCCTGCTCGGCGAGCCCGACGGCCAGCCATGA
- a CDS encoding ABC transporter permease yields the protein MTARELLARIAGAFGAGRRRDADLRRELAFHAAMLETRHREGGRDAESARRAARLELGGSAQIAEAWRDQRGLPGLDTLRQDIRDGLRALRRAPGFTVAALATLAIGIGANTAIFTVVDAVLLRPLPYVEPDRLVTVGDRTAAGFSSNVGFATVADWRQRSRSFESLALMRGWGPTLVVDGEAELVPAARVSWNYFDMLGVRPALGRGFTADDDRSASWQVLLLSDRLWRRRFNADPAVVGRTIVMNDRAFRIVGVMPAAYEPLAEQRYERLSAELWAPLGYDLSGPSSCRSCQHLRGFARLKPNTTAAAAAEEMQVIREQMRREHPADYETGTIAVIPLARALTGQVQAALYVLLGAVAFVLLIACANVASLQLARSVARRRELALRAALGAGRTRIVRLLLTESVLLSAGGAIAGVALAASAIHGLAALAPVSLPRLDHVSVDARVLAFTALVAMATGVVFGLVPALHAGRADPRATLVIDSRGSVGVRSRARSTLVVVDLALALVLLAGAGLMLRTVDALTRVTPGFDARQLLSFQFSLGGKAYATNEQVVAYEQRTLEALAALPGVERVALAGQIPFGGNYDCSALHVKGRMKPNAADDPCIERYGVTPGYLQTMGIPLRGGRDFTGDDRAAAPAVLIVSESTARLIWGHDSPIGSQVRIGNAERGPWITVVGVAGDVNHADLTEPPRAAMYNPQAQRPDASVAVLKTATADATAVAAAARRVVRDIDPSVPVYQVASLASLIGESGAQRRFVTRLLAGFAAVAVLLAALGLYGVVSYGVAQRTREVGVRIALGAQRGDVSRLVLRSGVPLVAAGLAAGTAAALVTTRYLGSLLYGVSPVDPATLLSSAVLLAGVALLAHWIPMRRALRIDPVRALQAD from the coding sequence ATGACCGCGCGCGAACTCCTGGCGCGGATCGCCGGTGCCTTCGGGGCCGGCCGCCGCCGCGACGCGGACCTCCGCCGTGAGCTGGCCTTCCACGCGGCGATGCTCGAGACGCGGCACCGCGAAGGTGGACGGGACGCCGAGTCGGCGCGGCGCGCCGCGCGTCTCGAGCTCGGCGGCAGCGCCCAGATCGCCGAGGCGTGGCGCGACCAGCGCGGCCTCCCCGGCCTCGACACGCTGCGCCAGGACATCCGCGACGGCCTGCGCGCGCTGCGCCGGGCCCCCGGCTTCACCGTCGCGGCGCTGGCCACCCTGGCGATCGGGATCGGCGCCAATACCGCCATCTTCACGGTCGTCGACGCCGTGCTGCTGCGGCCACTGCCGTATGTCGAGCCGGATCGCCTCGTCACCGTCGGCGATCGCACGGCCGCGGGCTTCTCGTCGAACGTCGGATTCGCGACGGTCGCCGACTGGCGGCAGCGCAGCCGCTCGTTCGAGTCGCTCGCGCTGATGCGCGGGTGGGGACCGACGCTGGTGGTCGACGGCGAGGCGGAGCTGGTGCCCGCCGCCCGCGTCAGCTGGAATTACTTCGACATGCTCGGCGTCCGGCCGGCGCTCGGGCGCGGTTTCACCGCCGACGACGATCGGTCGGCGTCGTGGCAGGTGCTGCTCCTCAGCGACCGGCTCTGGCGCCGCCGCTTCAACGCCGATCCGGCCGTGGTCGGCCGCACGATCGTGATGAACGACCGCGCCTTCCGGATCGTTGGCGTCATGCCGGCGGCGTACGAGCCGCTCGCGGAGCAGCGCTACGAACGGCTGTCTGCGGAACTCTGGGCACCGCTCGGCTACGACCTGAGCGGCCCATCGTCGTGCCGCAGTTGTCAGCACCTGCGCGGCTTCGCACGGCTGAAGCCGAACACGACGGCGGCGGCGGCGGCGGAGGAGATGCAGGTGATTCGCGAGCAGATGCGGCGCGAGCATCCTGCCGACTACGAAACAGGGACGATCGCGGTCATTCCGCTGGCGCGGGCGCTCACCGGTCAGGTGCAGGCGGCGCTCTACGTGCTGCTCGGCGCCGTCGCGTTCGTGCTGCTCATCGCCTGCGCGAACGTGGCCAGCCTGCAGCTCGCGCGATCGGTGGCCCGCCGGCGCGAGCTGGCGCTGCGCGCGGCGTTGGGCGCCGGGCGCACGCGCATCGTCCGTCTGCTGCTCACCGAGAGCGTGCTGCTCAGCGCCGGCGGCGCGATCGCGGGCGTCGCGCTGGCCGCATCTGCCATCCATGGACTCGCGGCGCTCGCGCCGGTGTCGCTGCCCCGGCTCGACCACGTGAGCGTCGACGCACGCGTGCTCGCCTTCACGGCGCTGGTCGCCATGGCGACGGGGGTCGTCTTCGGTCTCGTGCCCGCGCTGCACGCCGGCAGGGCGGACCCGCGCGCGACGCTGGTGATCGATTCGCGCGGAAGCGTCGGTGTCCGATCGCGTGCGCGGTCGACGCTGGTGGTCGTCGATCTCGCGCTGGCGCTCGTGCTGCTGGCTGGCGCCGGCCTGATGCTGCGCACCGTCGACGCGTTGACCCGGGTGACGCCGGGATTCGACGCGCGCCAGCTGTTGTCGTTCCAGTTCTCGCTCGGCGGGAAAGCCTACGCGACCAACGAGCAGGTGGTCGCCTACGAGCAGCGGACGCTCGAGGCCCTCGCGGCGCTCCCGGGCGTCGAGCGCGTCGCGCTCGCCGGCCAGATTCCTTTCGGCGGCAACTACGACTGCTCGGCGCTGCACGTCAAGGGGCGGATGAAGCCCAATGCCGCCGACGATCCCTGCATCGAGCGGTATGGCGTCACGCCTGGCTATCTGCAGACGATGGGGATTCCGCTGCGCGGCGGCCGCGATTTCACCGGCGACGATCGCGCGGCCGCGCCGGCGGTGCTGATCGTCTCGGAATCGACCGCCCGCCTCATCTGGGGCCATGACAGCCCAATCGGCTCTCAGGTCCGCATCGGCAACGCCGAACGTGGTCCGTGGATCACCGTCGTCGGCGTGGCCGGCGACGTCAACCATGCCGATCTGACGGAGCCGCCGCGCGCCGCCATGTACAACCCGCAGGCGCAGCGCCCGGACGCGAGCGTTGCCGTGCTGAAGACGGCGACGGCCGATGCCACGGCGGTCGCGGCCGCCGCCCGCCGCGTCGTGCGCGATATCGATCCGTCCGTGCCGGTGTATCAAGTGGCGTCGCTCGCGTCGCTGATTGGGGAATCGGGGGCGCAGCGCAGGTTCGTGACGCGGCTGCTCGCCGGCTTCGCGGCGGTCGCCGTCCTGCTCGCGGCGCTCGGTCTCTACGGCGTCGTCTCGTACGGTGTGGCGCAGCGGACGAGGGAAGTCGGCGTCCGGATCGCGCTCGGCGCCCAGCGCGGCGACGTGTCGCGCCTGGTGCTGCGCAGCGGCGTGCCGCTCGTCGCCGCCGGCCTCGCGGCGGGGACCGCCGCCGCGCTCGTCACGACGCGCTACCTCGGTTCGCTCCTCTACGGTGTCAGCCCGGTCGATCCGGCGACGTTGCTGTCGTCGGCAGTGCTGCTCGCCGGCGTCGCACTCCTGGCGCACTGGATTCCGATGCGCCGCGCGCTGCGCATCGATCCCGTCCGCGCGCTGCAGGCCGACTAG